The Thermanaerovibrio acidaminovorans DSM 6589 genome contains a region encoding:
- a CDS encoding NusG domain II-containing protein, translating to MKVLDAAVVLTIAALGLSPLVMGVSPSVSGPLVVRISSPTLNRTIRLDPSTHLTIRVQSRDGGFNLVEVQGLKVRVSDANCPDRECVKRGWLTSPGDQAVCLPHRLVVRIEGDGDELDGLSQ from the coding sequence TTGAAGGTCCTGGACGCGGCGGTGGTGCTCACCATAGCGGCCCTGGGACTCTCTCCCCTGGTCATGGGGGTGAGCCCGTCCGTTTCGGGCCCCCTGGTGGTGCGGATATCCTCCCCCACTTTGAACCGCACCATCCGCCTTGACCCATCCACCCATCTCACCATCAGGGTCCAGTCCCGAGACGGGGGGTTCAACCTGGTGGAGGTCCAGGGGCTCAAGGTTCGGGTCTCCGACGCGAACTGCCCGGACAGGGAGTGCGTCAAGAGGGGGTGGCTCACCTCCCCGGGGGACCAGGCGGTGTGCCTACCCCATCGGCTGGTGGTCAGGATCGAGGGTGACGGGGATGAACTGGACGGGCTATCCCAGTAG
- a CDS encoding FAD:protein FMN transferase — MRRSYLLTAVLALLALAGLAISGARRDLPWEEREVFAMDTLMRLKVQSDDPKVLDRMEEEIRRLEGLLSAHVPTSEVSILSSTGALKASPETEQVLRLSIQVAQGTHGAFDPTIGALSRLWGIGTEEARVPSREEILRALETVDYRTLRYLGDHRFSLSAGRLDLGGIAKGFAGDRLVELLASMGIRRAVMDLGGNVVVFGPPPKAVWRIGIQHPDRPRGEVLGVLELPERRAAVVTSGVYERYFERDGVRYHHILDPSTGEPARSGLMAVSVACSSSALADGLSTALFVAGPERGMEILSRHRCQAIFVTEDRRVLITPQLAPRFSLRDRSFRVEVLR, encoded by the coding sequence ATGAGGAGATCCTACCTTCTAACCGCCGTTCTGGCCCTGTTGGCCCTGGCGGGGTTGGCCATTTCAGGAGCTCGAAGAGACCTCCCCTGGGAAGAGAGGGAGGTTTTCGCCATGGACACCCTCATGCGCCTCAAGGTCCAATCCGATGACCCCAAGGTGCTTGACCGGATGGAGGAGGAGATACGGCGCCTGGAGGGGCTCCTGTCGGCCCACGTGCCCACCTCAGAGGTGTCCATCCTGTCCTCCACCGGGGCCCTTAAGGCCTCCCCGGAGACGGAGCAGGTGCTCCGGCTCTCCATCCAGGTGGCCCAGGGGACCCACGGGGCCTTCGACCCCACCATAGGTGCCCTGAGCCGCCTATGGGGGATAGGCACCGAGGAGGCCAGGGTCCCCTCCCGGGAGGAGATCCTAAGGGCCCTGGAGACGGTGGACTACCGGACCCTTCGATACCTGGGGGATCACCGGTTCTCCCTATCGGCGGGCCGCCTGGACCTGGGGGGGATAGCCAAGGGATTCGCCGGGGACCGGCTAGTGGAGCTACTAGCCTCCATGGGTATCCGCCGGGCGGTGATGGATCTGGGGGGCAACGTGGTGGTATTTGGTCCCCCACCCAAGGCTGTCTGGCGCATAGGGATTCAGCACCCGGATCGTCCCAGGGGTGAGGTGCTTGGGGTGCTGGAGCTGCCGGAACGGAGGGCCGCAGTGGTCACCTCCGGGGTCTACGAGAGGTACTTCGAGAGGGACGGGGTCAGGTACCACCACATCCTGGACCCCTCCACCGGAGAGCCCGCCCGGAGTGGGCTCATGGCTGTATCGGTGGCGTGTAGCTCCTCCGCCCTGGCGGACGGGCTCAGCACCGCCCTTTTCGTGGCGGGCCCAGAGAGGGGGATGGAGATCCTGTCGAGGCACCGCTGCCAGGCCATCTTCGTCACCGAGGACCGCAGGGTCCTGATCACCCCGCAGCTGGCCCCCCGCTTCAGCCTAAGGGACCGGTCCTTCCGGGTGGAGGTGCTTCGTTGA